One part of the Heptranchias perlo isolate sHepPer1 chromosome 10, sHepPer1.hap1, whole genome shotgun sequence genome encodes these proteins:
- the tpp1 gene encoding tripeptidyl-peptidase 1, which translates to MTTGSLFLLFFVSCSLISSSRGVFLEPDQNVSVPVGWIHVGRVSASDQILLTFALKQQNIDKLKALLERVSNPHSPQYGKYLSLDQLASLIRPSEETLKTVWTWLRNHGVQNCSTVQTLDFLKCFMSASTAEELLSGSEFNRYTNGHQTLIRSLVKYEISEEVAEHVDFVGGVHRFPSQKTVISKAWKASQYTEANFHMGVTPAVVRKRYNLTASDVGSHENNSQAVAQFLEQYFHQMDLAEFMQLFGSSFVHHTKVDNVIGSQGGVMAGLEASLDVEYIMSTGANITTWVFSNTGRHESQEPFLEWMILLSNMSSIPWVHSISYGDDEDSVSVAYLERINTELMKAGVRGLTILFASGDDGAGCREVSKGINTFRPSFPASSPYVTTVGGTSFKNPFQITSEVTDYISGGGFSNVFKMPDYQAAAVKSYLKKMKSLPPDTYYNASGRAYPDVAALSDNYWVVSNLIPIPWVSGTSASTPVFGGILALINDRRFQKGLPALGFVNPLLYKLQENCTSRAFFDVTTGCHLGCLDEKTEGKGFCASQSWDPVTGWGTPNYPELLKRLLVGKVDHP; encoded by the exons TGTTCCTGTAGGGTGGATACATGTAGGGCGGGTATCAGCCTCTGATCAAATACTGCTCACTTTTGCACTGAAGCAGCAGAATATCGACAAACTGAAAGCACTTCTGGAGCGAGTATCAAACCCACATTCTCCCCAATACG GTAAATACCTCTCCTTGGATCAGTTAGCCAGTCTGATTCGGCCTTCAGAAGAGACTCTGAAAACTGTGTGGACATGGCTGAGAAATCATGGTGTCCAAAACTGCTCCACTGTCCAGACTTTAGATTTCTTGAAATGCTTCATGTCTGCCAG CACTGCTGAAGAGCTTTTGTCTGGATCAGAGTTTAATCGATACACAAATGGCCATCAGACACTGATACGATCTCTGGTTAAGTACGAAATCTCTGAAGAAGTGGCTGAACATGTCGATTTTG TTGGAGGTGTGCACCGATTCCCTTCGCAAAAGACTGTGATAAGCAAGGCGTGGAAAGCTAGCCAGTATACAGAAGCAAACTTTCACATGGGAGTGACACCTGCTGTTGTGAGAAAACGATACAACCTCACTGCAAGTGATGTTGGATCTCATGAGAATAACAGTCAAGCAGTGGCACAG TTCTTGGAGCAATATTTCCACCAGATGGATCTCGCAGAGTTCATGCAATTGTTTGGTAGCAGCTTTGTGCACCACACTAAAGTAGATAATGTAATTGGGTCCCAAGGAGGTGTCATGGCAGGCCTGGAAGCCAGCCTGGATGTAGAGTACATTATGAGTACTGGTGCAAACATAACTACCTGGGTCTTCAGTAATACAG GAAGGCATGAATCCCAGGAACCCTTTCTGGAGTGGATGATTTTATTGAGCAACATGTCATCTATTCCATGGGTCCACTCCATCAGTTATGGAGACGATGAGGACAGTGTGTCTGTGGCATATTTGGAGCGAATCAACACCGAGTTAATGAAGGCTGGTGTCCGTGGACTCACAATACTGTTTGCTTCTG GTGATGATGGTGCAGGCTGCAGAGAAGTTAGCAAAGGCATAAATACCTTCAGACCAAGCTTTCCTGCATCTAG TCCATATGTCACAACTGTGGGAGGAACTTCTTTCAAGAATCCATTCCAAATTACATCTGAGGTGACAGACTACATCAGTGGTGGTGGATTCAGCAATGTGTTTAAGATGCCAGACTAT CAGGCGGCTGCTGTGAAGTCCTACCTCAAAAAAATGAAGTCACTTCCCCCAGATACCTACTACAATGCTAGTGGCCGTGCCTATCCTGATGTAGCAGCTCTATCTGATAACTACTGGGTTGTGAGCAATCTAATCCCTATTCCTTGGGTTTCTGGGACATCA GCCTCAACCCCGGTCTTTGGTGGTATCTTGGCCCTCATAAATGATCGCCGATTCCAAAAAGGTCTTCCAGCTCTTGGCTTCGTAAATCCACTGCTTTACAAATTACAGGAGAATTGCACGTCTAGGGCATTCTTTGAT GTGACTACAGGCTGCCACTTAGGTTGTCTGGATGAAAAAACTGAAGGAAAGGGATTCTGTGCTTCTCAGTCTTGGGATCCTGTAACAGGATGGGGGACACCTAACTATCCAGAGCTACTCAAGAGACTCCTTGTAGGCAAAGTTGATCATCCATGA